A stretch of DNA from Micromonospora sp. NBC_01813:
GGCGGCGTCCAGCAGGAGAGCACGGATGGCGTAGTGGGCGAGTAGCAGTCCCCACATCTGTTGTTCGACCAGGTCCGGGGTCTTCGAACGGAGGACCTCACCGCGTCCGCGCAGGTCGGTCTTGATCTCGTCGAGGGCGGATTCCTCTTCCCAGCGCTGGTGGTACGCCTCGGCCAGGGTGAGGGCGTCGATGTCGTGCGGGTCGGTGACGGTGGTGATCACCACGATCAGGTCACCGTCGGGGTTGCGGTCCGGGACGGTGTACTCGACCACCCGCACGAGGCGGGCCAGCTCGGCGGGAACCTGGTGGCCGGCTCTGGCCTGTTCGGCCAGCCTCGCCCGACGGGCGGCGCTCAGCCCGGGGGCGTAGATCAGCGCGTGGTAGGAGCCGTCCGCAAGCCAGTTCAGGTGCCCGACCGACACCGACGCGCCGATGCGCCAGGCCAGGTCCGCGCCGGTGGCCGCGTACCGGTTGAACAGGTCGTAGGAGTACAGGCCGGCGTCGGCCATCACCAGCATGCCCGGCCCGACCGTGCCGGTGAGGTCGGCGGCCAGGGTCCGTTCCCCGGTACGGCACCCGCCGAGGACCGCGCCGACGATGGCGTGGCTGCCGCACTCGGCCACAGCGGCGACGTGCAGTTTCGGATACGCCGACGCTTTCGGCCCCGAGCCCAGCCGGCCGAACCGTTGCGCGTTGTCCGGGGTGTCGGCCACGTCGAAGCTGGTCGCGTCGATCGCCATCAGCCGGCGCCGGCCGATGAAGGCACCTTTCGTGCCCGGACCGGCCAGGGGCACCGCGGCCCGCTCGAACAACGCTTTCATCGGCTCGGGCCCGAGTCGCTGCCGGGCCTGGGTGATCGCGGACTTGGTCGGGACCTGCCAGTCGTCGTCCCACGAGCCGAGTTTGCGCAGGTTACCGACCAGCCGGCGCATCACCTCGTCATACGACTCGGCGAAGAACAACCCCATCGCGATCACGTACCGGACCATCACGTGTGCCGGTAGCCGCCGCGAGCGTTTCTCCCGCCGCCCCGTGCGGTTGAGGATCTCTTCCAGCAGGTCACGGCCGAACCGGGCCGACACCACACCCAACCCGATATGGTCGGTCAACCGACCCTGCGGCCGTTCCTCCACCGATGACGTCACGGCCAGCCACCGTACCGGCCTCCACAATCGACGTCAGCTCACCACGCCGACCCCGACACGTGCCCTATCTGAACGGCATTGGGTCGAGGGGCGCCGCTCCTGGGCGGCGCTCGCCGCCCTCATCACAGGTATGACCGTGACCCAGATGATCCAAGGCTTCGACGGGACCGCCGAGAACATCCTGGTCACCCTCTCCAACACCGTTCTGCCGTGGATGATCGGCCGGCACACCACCGGTCGCAGCGGTTACATCGCCGAAGTCCGCCGCCAGGCTGAGCACATTCTGCGGGAAGCAGAGGAACAGCGGCGCGCCGCGGACCTCGCGCTGACCCAGGCGGTCGAAACCGAACGTGCAGCGATCGCCCGCGACCTGCACGACACGATCTCGCACCACGTCAGCGCTGTAGGGGTGCACGCAGCTGCCGCCCGCCTCGGCCTGAGATCGGGTCTTCCAACCAATCAGGACCGGACGGTGACGTCGCTGGAACAGGTCGAGAGGTCGAGCCGGGCTGCGCTCGGCGACCTGCGGCGCATGCTCGACCTGTTGCACGGCAACGACACAGACGGGGTACGCCAGCCGGGCCTCGACGGTATGGATGACCTCATCGATGGCAGCCGCCGCGCCGGTCTCATCGTGAACCTGACCATGGGCGATGCCATACCCCGGACCCTGCCGAAGTCGCTGAACCTCGCGGCCTACCGCATCGTTCAGGAACTGCTCACCAACGCCCTGCGACATGGCAACGGCACCCTCGACCTCACCCTCTCCCGGACCCGCGGCGAATTCCGGATTACCGCAAGCAACACCACCAACCCCCGAGCCGGTACGAGTTCCGGCACCGGACGAGGCCTGGACGGCATCCGCCACCGGGTCGGCGTCTTCGGGGGATCCGTCACGATCGGCCCCTCACCGACAGCGCCCGGCACCTGGCGCACCGGCATCACCATCCCGCTCCAGGAGTCCCGTTGACCGCGATCCGTGTCCTGCTCGCCGACGACCACGAGTTCTTCCGATCCGGGTTTCGCAACGCCCTGGAGACCCAGCCGGACCTCGAATGTGTCGGTGACGTCGGCGACGGGCAGGCCGCCGTGACCGAGATCGAGAGGCTCCGCCCGGACGTCGCCGTCCTGGACGTACGCATGCCCCGGATGGACGGCCTTACGGCAGCCGAAACCGTTCTGTCGCGCGGCACCGAAACCCGCATCATGCTGCTCACCACCTACGACGACGACAGCTACATCTACCGCGGCCTACGCGCCGGGACCAGCGGCTTCTGCCTCAAGAACATGCCCGTCGAGGAACTCCTCAACGCTATCCGGGTCGTGGCCCGTGGAGACGCACTTATCGACCCGTCAGTGACGCGCCGCCTGGTGACTCAATTCGCCGACGGCCTCGCCCCGGCAGCCGTGAACAAGCCTCCGGCACTCGACCGGCTGACCACACGGGAACGCGAGATCCTTCTCGAGGTGGCCCGTGGCTACTCCAACGCCGAGATCGCGAAACGCCTGTACGTCGGGGAACAGACGGTCAAGACGCACGTGTCACACCTGCTGACCAAACTCGGGCTGCGCGACCGGGTCCAAGCCGTCATCTACGCCTACGAGAACGCGCTGCTCTGATCCAGGGTGATTGTCTCGCCCGCTCCCGGCCGACCAGCGCATGGGATGCCAACGCCAACCTCGGCGTACTCCGCATCAAGATGGAACCTGTCCACCGCTGACGTCGACTCTGCAGTCCGCGACAAGCTCCTCCGTGCCGGGTCCGTTGGCGGGGAACCGGGCGAGGCGACGGGCGGCAAGCGGGATATGGATGCCGGTGAGCGCTCTCGGCAGGCGCGCCAGCTGGCCCGGTCACGGATCCCGGTATGCGTAGCCAGCGGCTTCGGCGTTGCCCCCGTTTCTCAGCCCTGCAGGTAGGCCAGGACCGCCAGGATCCGGCGGTTGTCGTCCTCGGAGGGCTTGAGACCGAGCTTGGTGAAGATGCTGTTGCTGTGTTTGCTGACGGTCTTCTCGGTGACGAACATCCGGGCAGCGATCGCAGCGTTCGACCGGCCCTGGGCCATCAGCGCGAGGACCTCATGCTCTCGTGGGCTCAGCTCCAGGAGCTGAGGGTCGGCGGAGCGGTGGGTGAGCAGTGCACTCACCACGTCGGGATCCATGACGGTGCTCCCGGAAGCGACCTGCCGGACACTGGCGATGAACTGGCCGACGTCCGTGACCCTGTCCTTCAACAGATAGCCCACCGCGCCCGCGCGATCCGACATCAGCTCCCGAGCGTAAATCTGCTCGACATACTGCGAGAGCACCATGATGGGCAGCCCTGGAATCTGCCGGCGGGCCTCGATCGCGGAACGCAGTCCCTCGTCGGTGAAGGTTGGCGGCAACCGTACGTCGACGATGGCGACGTCGGGACGGTGCGTCGTCAGCGCCCGGATCAGGGCGGCCCCGTTGTCAACGGCTTCCACGACCTCGAACCCATTGGCCCGCAGGATCCTGATCAGGCCCTCACGGAGCAGGGCGAGGTCCTCGGCTATCACGATACGCACGGCAGCGACATCCTCACCTCGGTAGGTCCGCCCGGCGGACTGTCAACGGTCAGCGTGCCGTCGAAGGCCGCCAGCCGACGCTGGATGCCACGCAGGCCGGTGCCGGAATCGATCGAAGCACCCCCACGGCCGTCGTCGGACACCAGCATCGTCAACTCTCCTGCAGCGCCGCCCCGATGGGGTGCGAACTCCACGGTGATCCGGATCTGCCGGGCCTGGGCGTGCTTGATGGCGTTCGACAACGCCTCGGCGACGGCGAAGTAGGCCGCGGACTCGATCGGGGCCGGCAGCCGTCCTGGTAGGCGGGTCACCACCGTCGTCGGGATCGGATTGACCAGGGCCAAGGCCTTGAGTGCGCCCTCCAGGCCACGGTCGGCCAGTACCGGCGGATGGATGCCTCGTACCAGGTCGCGCAGCTCGGTCAAAGCGCTGGAGGTCGACTCCCGGGCCTCGGCCAGCAGTTGCTGGGCGGCCTGCGGATCCTTGGGCAGCAACTGTTCGGCCAAGCCCAGGCTCATACCCAGCGACACCAGCCGGGCCTGCGCGCCGTCGTGCAGGTCGCGTTCGATTCGGCGCAGCTCGCCGGCCTGGGTGTCGACGGTCTCAGCTCGCGAGGTCGCCAACTGTTGGACGCGGGCCCGCAGACGCGCCTGCTCGGTGGGGCCGAGCAGAGCGCGGATCACCCGAGCGTTGAGGTTCGCCAGGCGCGCCGCAGTGGTGTACCAGAGCAGAAGGAAAACCGGACCGAGCGGTACCAGCGCGAAAGACTGCGCGACGCTGTGCAGCCGGAAGGCCTCCCCCATCGGAGTACGGAACACCTGAGGAGGCGTCAGCTGATAGATGAGCGGATAGGTCAGGTAGAGGACTCCGAAGGCGAAGAACAGCAGCGACAGTCCGGAACTGAACCAGATGGTGATCGAGTTGACCACCAACCAGATCCAGTCCCGCCACGTCGCCGGGTCGCGCAGGATCGTCCAGAGCCGCACCAGCCACCCGGCGTCCGGCGTCGGCTGATAGGGCCGGGCGGGCACCGGTACGCCGAGCCGGTCGGCGGCCCACTGGCGGTGCAGGTCGGCAAACCAGCGCACCAGCGCGGTGGTGAGCAGAATCAGGGGGATCCCGACGCCGAGAGCGGTGATTGACATCGAGGTGATCCAGACCGTGGCCAGCACGGCACCCAGGATCGAACCCGTCAGCAGCACCAGCGACCAGCCCAACAGGCTCATCCGCAGGCCCAGCGCGGAGCGCGGAGCTGGACCGTTGCGTGCGACGGGACCAGGCCCGGAGCGCTCCCGCGAGGGCGAGGAGCCGCCGGGAAGGGTGGTTCCGCTGGAATCGGTCATCTCACTCCCTCATCGCGCATCGTGCCGAATCGACGGGACTGGCGGTCGGTCCATATCGGCCCCGGGCGATCAGCAATTTCCGCGGTGGGGTTTCCTGAGCCGTCGACCGGCGCACACCTTACCCGTCGCGCAAGCAGTGTCGGCCCGCTCTCGGAATCTCTGCCGGGAGCGGGCCGCCATCGAGATCCGGGCCCCTGTCACCCGCTGGCACGATGCCGTTACTTGACGGTGGCGGTCATCTTTTCGATTTCGTTGAGCACCAGGGCGGGCTCGTCCTGGGGAACGTCGTGCGAGCTGCCCTCGGCGATGACCAGGGTGCGGTCGGGCCCCGCCTCGACGAACGCCGCTGCCGCGTCGCGCCAGGCCTGAGAGTCCTGCGGAGATCCGTCGAAGGGCGTCTTGTCCGACACGACATAGCTGACGGGGACGCTGTCGGGCCAGGAGACCTTGTGGTACGCCTGGTGCGTGGGACCGAAATTGTCGGCCGTGGCGATGAGCTGGCGGTTCGCCTTCGTCGACGGTGCCTTCTTGAGCTCTTCGATTTGCGGCCCGGTCAGCGTCACAATGCGTTGGATCTGGGTGTCGGTGAAGAATTGCGGCACGTTGGCGTCGATGAGCACCGCCCCGGAGACAACGCCGGGGTTCGCGAGGACGAAGTAGTGGGCCACCTCCCCTGCCTGCGAGTGGCCCGCGAGGACCACGTTCTGGGTGACGCCGAGTTCACGCAGACCTGCCTGCAGGTCGGAGGCGGCGGCCTGGGGGTCCCATGGGCCCGGCACCTCCTCGCTGGCGCCCATACCGGCCCGGTCGTAGGTGATGATCTGCGATCCGGTGGCCTGCGACAGCTGCGGCACCAGGGCATCCCAGTACGAGGAGTCCTCGCCGCCGCCGGCGTCCAGCACGATGGTGGGAGAACCTCCGGGCGTGACGTGGAAGGCAAGCTGATGCCCGTTGTTGGCGATCATATGCAAGCCCGCCGCAGGCGCCGCGCCTGTCGAGGTCGAGGGAACCGCGGCTTCCGGACTGGCCGCGGGCTCGGCCTTCGGCGCCGCCGAGTCAGCACAGGCGGCGAGTGCCCCTATCACGGCGACGGGAAGGACGAGGGCCAGGCCGGCCCGATGGAACCGGGAGATTCTCTGTGTGGTCATGGAAATGAGCTTCTACGGTTTCTGGATCTTGTGCGATCCTGCTATCCCCCCGATCGGGTTGGGAGTTATCTCCACCTTCCCCGGAGGCGATTCAGGCTGCCGTTCCAGCCGCGCCAGGTGCGCCTGCGAAGGATCTCGCGGGATCAGCGAGTCCTGCCTGCGCAACTGGCGTGGCCCAAGCTGATACCGACGACCCCGGTGGTGGTACGGGCCGGCCGACACTTCATCGATGCATCTCGGGCGGGACTCTCCGGTCGTCAGGTCTGGCATGGGCGGCAAGCCACCCTGGCGGCAAGGCGAGGGGGAAGTACGACTTGTTCGGTACTTCGCTGTGAGCCGGCGCCTCGGCAAACGACGCTCCTCCGCCGAACCGGGCGACCGCTGCGGCAGCTCGGTCGACGTTCAACCGCCAGCCGGTCACCGCCCGGAAGGTGACGACTCTGCCGCCACGGACGACACCGACGTACCGGTGCTTAGTCCAGCGGACATCCGTCCGCCGCTCCATGCCGGTGAAGTGGACCACACAGTCGACACCGGACCACGGTTCGTGCTTCGCCGGCCGACCAAACGCATCCGGGCCCAGGTGGACTCCCTGCTCGTCGATGACGAAGAGTCGCTCCCGCCGCACCGCGCTGCGGATGCGACCGAACATCATGGCGACCTGGATCGCCTCGAACACCAGTCCAATGAGGAAGAACGGATAGCGGCTGGCCAGGTCCCACAGGCCCACCACCATGAACAGAACCGGCAACAGGCTGTACAGCGCCAGTAACAGTGCGGTCCGGAGCCGGCTCTGTCGAACCTCGTACGGCGTAGCTTCATCCGCTCTCATCGCTACAAGATAGCGGCAACCGGCCACCGCCCGGTCCCGAGACCTGACCTGCTGCTCACATTTTCAGCAGCCCGCCGTTGCGTACGGTGTCGTCCTTGATCGCGATGAGATTCGCGGAGACGTACGGAATGTTGTGCTTCTGATGCCACTCGCTTGGGAAGTACGTGACCAATCGCGACGGCTGGAACCGGCATTTGATCTCAGGCACGAACCGAGAATAGTTCGAGTCAGTGAAATACCAGAACGAGTTCTCGTTATAGAACGCCACATGCGTCGGATCCTGGTATGCGCCCCGGCCATCGGTGCTAGGTGTCAGCGACAACAGCATCCCGTTCGGCGCAAGCAGCCGGTACAGCTCGTTGAAAAGTGCGACCTTGTCCGGAATGTGTTCCAGGAAATCCACAGCCCGAATGACTCCGACGCTGTTGTCTGGTAGGTCAACTCCCTTCGTGATGTCGCAGACCATGTCGACGCCGGAGCTGTCGTGGAAGTCCAGACCGAGATATCCTTCCGGCTTGTTGTGGGCGGCGCCCAGGTCGAGCGCCATGAGTCCCTGTCGTCGCGACCAGGTCAGCGCATTGTGTTGGATGTTTCGGTCGTAGATCTCCACTGTGCGCTGCTGGATCCGTGCGTTGAAATCAGGAATGCGCTGCGTGTTCTTGGCGTGCATTCGTTGCAGGTACAGGCACTTCTGAATATGGTGAAACTCGCTTATCTGATAGATTCGAGCCATCAGATCGGCGTCGTCCGCGACGTCGAGCGACTCGTCGTATCCGCCGACCTTCTCGTAGATGTCCCGGCGGAATGCCCGCACATGGTTCGGTGCGTACCAGATATAGCTCACATTGTGTGGTGTTGGTGGCAGCGCCCGGCAGGCCAGCACCTCGCGGCCGTCCACCTTCTCGTCGTAGTACCGCCAGCCGAATGAACTCGAGAAACGGTCCTCGCAGCGGCCGCCGTCCTCCTGGATCTGCGCGGTGTCGCTGTAGACGAACCCAACCTCCGGGTTGGAGTCGAAAGCATCGACGATTTCTTGCAGGCAGTCGCTGCTCAGTAGATCGTCGTCGTCAAGCTCGACTAGGATGTCCCCGGCCGCCTCGGAACAGGCGTAACCCTTCACAGCGCCAACGCCGTTCAGGTTGTCTTGGACAATTAGCCGGATCCGATCGTCGTGCCTTTCAGGTCGCCACCGAGATCCCTGATTGAGAACGACTACCCATTCCCAATCGGTAAAAGTCTGTGCGGCCAGTGATCGGAAACACTCGTCGATGAAGCGGGTGCGGTTGCTTCCTGTGAAGACGGTTACGCGCGGTGTACGCATCTGAGCCAATCACCTACTCTGCCGAATCCGTGGACGGAGCGGTCAAGGTCGCTCGGTACTCTTCCGGAACCGCTGAGGTGAGTCCGTTGTCGAGCCGGACTGCCGCGTTGAAGGCGTCCCGTGCTTCCTTATCGTCACCGGATCGGGACAACAGAATGCCTAGTCGCAGGTAGGCGGTTGACGACTTGTTGTCAATCGACACGATCCTGCGGTAAATGTCCACCGACGTCGCCGGATCTTCGCTTTCCAGCGCGATGGCCTTGTTGTAAAGGGCCGGCTTGTAGTTGGCGTCGACCTCCAACGCCTTGTCGTAGTTGCTGATCGCCTCGTCGACCTGGTTGCGCGACTGGGCGATAAAGCCCAGGTTGAACCAGGCGAACTTGTTGTTGGTTTCTGCTTCCAGCACCTCCTCGAAGGTGACCTTTGCCTCGTCGAAGTTGCCGGCTTGGCCCTGCTCGACACCGAGATTCAGCAGATCCGCTGGCGCGCCTTCGTCATTCGACTGGTCGCTGTTGCCGGAGCTGCTCGTCTGCGGCTTGTCATCAGGCTCCTCGCTGCATGCCGCGACTC
This window harbors:
- a CDS encoding IS4 family transposase, with translation MTSSVEERPQGRLTDHIGLGVVSARFGRDLLEEILNRTGRREKRSRRLPAHVMVRYVIAMGLFFAESYDEVMRRLVGNLRKLGSWDDDWQVPTKSAITQARQRLGPEPMKALFERAAVPLAGPGTKGAFIGRRRLMAIDATSFDVADTPDNAQRFGRLGSGPKASAYPKLHVAAVAECGSHAIVGAVLGGCRTGERTLAADLTGTVGPGMLVMADAGLYSYDLFNRYAATGADLAWRIGASVSVGHLNWLADGSYHALIYAPGLSAARRARLAEQARAGHQVPAELARLVRVVEYTVPDRNPDGDLIVVITTVTDPHDIDALTLAEAYHQRWEEESALDEIKTDLRGRGEVLRSKTPDLVEQQMWGLLLAHYAIRALLLDAADPAGYDPDRMSFIKGLRVVRRQVTDQAAITP
- a CDS encoding sensor histidine kinase; protein product: MTVTQMIQGFDGTAENILVTLSNTVLPWMIGRHTTGRSGYIAEVRRQAEHILREAEEQRRAADLALTQAVETERAAIARDLHDTISHHVSAVGVHAAAARLGLRSGLPTNQDRTVTSLEQVERSSRAALGDLRRMLDLLHGNDTDGVRQPGLDGMDDLIDGSRRAGLIVNLTMGDAIPRTLPKSLNLAAYRIVQELLTNALRHGNGTLDLTLSRTRGEFRITASNTTNPRAGTSSGTGRGLDGIRHRVGVFGGSVTIGPSPTAPGTWRTGITIPLQESR
- a CDS encoding response regulator transcription factor, producing the protein MTAIRVLLADDHEFFRSGFRNALETQPDLECVGDVGDGQAAVTEIERLRPDVAVLDVRMPRMDGLTAAETVLSRGTETRIMLLTTYDDDSYIYRGLRAGTSGFCLKNMPVEELLNAIRVVARGDALIDPSVTRRLVTQFADGLAPAAVNKPPALDRLTTREREILLEVARGYSNAEIAKRLYVGEQTVKTHVSHLLTKLGLRDRVQAVIYAYENALL
- a CDS encoding response regulator transcription factor — its product is MRIVIAEDLALLREGLIRILRANGFEVVEAVDNGAALIRALTTHRPDVAIVDVRLPPTFTDEGLRSAIEARRQIPGLPIMVLSQYVEQIYARELMSDRAGAVGYLLKDRVTDVGQFIASVRQVASGSTVMDPDVVSALLTHRSADPQLLELSPREHEVLALMAQGRSNAAIAARMFVTEKTVSKHSNSIFTKLGLKPSEDDNRRILAVLAYLQG
- a CDS encoding sensor histidine kinase, coding for MTDSSGTTLPGGSSPSRERSGPGPVARNGPAPRSALGLRMSLLGWSLVLLTGSILGAVLATVWITSMSITALGVGIPLILLTTALVRWFADLHRQWAADRLGVPVPARPYQPTPDAGWLVRLWTILRDPATWRDWIWLVVNSITIWFSSGLSLLFFAFGVLYLTYPLIYQLTPPQVFRTPMGEAFRLHSVAQSFALVPLGPVFLLLWYTTAARLANLNARVIRALLGPTEQARLRARVQQLATSRAETVDTQAGELRRIERDLHDGAQARLVSLGMSLGLAEQLLPKDPQAAQQLLAEARESTSSALTELRDLVRGIHPPVLADRGLEGALKALALVNPIPTTVVTRLPGRLPAPIESAAYFAVAEALSNAIKHAQARQIRITVEFAPHRGGAAGELTMLVSDDGRGGASIDSGTGLRGIQRRLAAFDGTLTVDSPPGGPTEVRMSLPCVS
- a CDS encoding alpha/beta fold hydrolase, with amino-acid sequence MTTQRISRFHRAGLALVLPVAVIGALAACADSAAPKAEPAASPEAAVPSTSTGAAPAAGLHMIANNGHQLAFHVTPGGSPTIVLDAGGGEDSSYWDALVPQLSQATGSQIITYDRAGMGASEEVPGPWDPQAAASDLQAGLRELGVTQNVVLAGHSQAGEVAHYFVLANPGVVSGAVLIDANVPQFFTDTQIQRIVTLTGPQIEELKKAPSTKANRQLIATADNFGPTHQAYHKVSWPDSVPVSYVVSDKTPFDGSPQDSQAWRDAAAAFVEAGPDRTLVIAEGSSHDVPQDEPALVLNEIEKMTATVK
- a CDS encoding glycosyltransferase encodes the protein MRTPRVTVFTGSNRTRFIDECFRSLAAQTFTDWEWVVVLNQGSRWRPERHDDRIRLIVQDNLNGVGAVKGYACSEAAGDILVELDDDDLLSSDCLQEIVDAFDSNPEVGFVYSDTAQIQEDGGRCEDRFSSSFGWRYYDEKVDGREVLACRALPPTPHNVSYIWYAPNHVRAFRRDIYEKVGGYDESLDVADDADLMARIYQISEFHHIQKCLYLQRMHAKNTQRIPDFNARIQQRTVEIYDRNIQHNALTWSRRQGLMALDLGAAHNKPEGYLGLDFHDSSGVDMVCDITKGVDLPDNSVGVIRAVDFLEHIPDKVALFNELYRLLAPNGMLLSLTPSTDGRGAYQDPTHVAFYNENSFWYFTDSNYSRFVPEIKCRFQPSRLVTYFPSEWHQKHNIPYVSANLIAIKDDTVRNGGLLKM
- a CDS encoding tetratricopeptide repeat protein, whose amino-acid sequence is MSMRQIFGSLACGAVLLTGVAACSEEPDDKPQTSSSGNSDQSNDEGAPADLLNLGVEQGQAGNFDEAKVTFEEVLEAETNNKFAWFNLGFIAQSRNQVDEAISNYDKALEVDANYKPALYNKAIALESEDPATSVDIYRRIVSIDNKSSTAYLRLGILLSRSGDDKEARDAFNAAVRLDNGLTSAVPEEYRATLTAPSTDSAE